The sequence AGTATGCTCAATTGTTTGCCGATGCTGGCTTTGATGTAATGAATATAGCCAACAATCATGCCTTAGACTTCGGTGTGGTAGGGTTTAGAGATACAGTCAAAAATTTTGCTGCCGTTGGCATCCAAACATTAGGGCATAAAAACCAAATTCTTTTGTTAAAAGCAAAGAATATTCCAGTTGCAATGATTGGGTTTGCACCTTATGAATCTTATAATTCAATTCATGATTTAAAAGCCGCCAAAATTCTTGTCGCAGAAGCTAAAGCACGGGCAAATATTGTTATTGTCTCCATGCACGCAGGAGCAGAGGGAACAGGTGCAATGCGAGTTAAAAATAAAACAGAGTTTTTCTATGGAGAAAACCGAGGTAATTCGCTTCAGTTTGCTCGCACAATGATTGATGTAGGAGCAGATTTAGTCCTCGGACATGGATCGCACGTTCCTAGAGCCATAGAAATATATAAAGGAAAACTCATAGCTTATTCTTTAGGAAATTTTCTCGGATACCGAACTTTATCTACAAAAGCTCAGACTGGTTACTCGATGATTTTAGAAGTTAAGCTAAACCCTCAGGGAGATTTAGTAGCAGGTAAAATTATTCCCGTGCATATGGATCGGCAGGGCATTCCCCACATCGATCAGCAATTCCGAACTGTAGGGCTTCTACGTCGTTTAATTAATAATGATTTTCCTAAGAATGCAGTGCAGATTAACAAAAAGGGAGAAATTGC is a genomic window of Chlorogloeopsis sp. ULAP01 containing:
- a CDS encoding CapA family protein encodes the protein MAKPRLGGKLLSFAFIGFCFCVGIGIGVVIRYGRSQATNTPEIPNNTTPEPYYLPDSYSPPYIKEPTYPDSITIQAVGDIIPGTNFPDRRLPSDRNQLLPKPVRVYLQRGDILFGNFESSLTKYRYTAKDTSRRQVFAFRSPPEYAQLFADAGFDVMNIANNHALDFGVVGFRDTVKNFAAVGIQTLGHKNQILLLKAKNIPVAMIGFAPYESYNSIHDLKAAKILVAEAKARANIVIVSMHAGAEGTGAMRVKNKTEFFYGENRGNSLQFARTMIDVGADLVLGHGSHVPRAIEIYKGKLIAYSLGNFLGYRTLSTKAQTGYSMILEVKLNPQGDLVAGKIIPVHMDRQGIPHIDQQFRTVGLLRRLINNDFPKNAVQINKKGEIAVANQEV